From Acidobacteriota bacterium, one genomic window encodes:
- a CDS encoding AarF/ABC1/UbiB kinase family protein has protein sequence MLENGTLVKERELLEPIGNGSNGFVPTKDLAIAKKVTNDQLIDEERELQNVETSENSKFHGIRGYLRLFQISRVIAMLALYLYLDQLDLHLKMQTKQKLERLRSAMRLTRAAYYGEKLYAIRLWFFQKFLKSLRRFFLGTETNREKIQERQALWLKDELIRLGPTFIKIGQSMGTRADLLPLPFVKELGTLVDQVPPFPNDVAFAIIERELGRKINEVYAEFELEPLAAASLGQVYRARLHTGQEVAVKVQRPNLDATIKGDIVILEKVAKFAERFPQLNENADWAGMLREFNTTVHEEMDYRAEGRNAERFRESFRTWTNVHVPTIYWNASTSKVLTMEFIHGTKVTDLEELVRRDVDPAIINRLLIKTYLKQLLEDGFFHADPHPGNLLVMPDGRLAFFDFGMVGRITPELQAKMIDAFFHVVSKDPAGIAQDLIDLDFLKPGTPHSTVKPVVEKMFEFHFNLKLKDVNFKELTYDLADVMYDYPFRLPSNFTYIMRALMTLEGIGIITDPEFNFFETAKPYAKEFMLRRESKDFRKFFVDKLMGRDEGGKIDWDRTWKLAKMAFRTVLNN, from the coding sequence ATGTTAGAAAACGGAACACTTGTGAAAGAGCGTGAACTGCTTGAGCCAATTGGAAATGGCTCGAACGGATTTGTGCCGACAAAAGACCTGGCGATCGCGAAAAAGGTCACGAATGACCAGCTTATTGACGAAGAACGCGAACTGCAGAACGTGGAAACCAGCGAGAACAGCAAGTTCCATGGCATCCGCGGCTATCTGCGTCTGTTTCAGATATCGCGTGTGATCGCGATGCTCGCTCTGTATCTTTACCTCGACCAACTCGATCTGCATCTGAAAATGCAGACCAAGCAAAAGCTCGAACGGCTGAGATCAGCGATGCGTTTGACCCGGGCGGCATATTACGGCGAAAAACTCTACGCGATCCGCCTTTGGTTCTTTCAGAAATTTCTCAAAAGCCTCCGCCGGTTTTTCCTTGGGACGGAAACCAATCGCGAAAAGATCCAGGAGCGTCAGGCCCTTTGGCTGAAAGACGAGCTGATCAGACTCGGGCCGACGTTTATCAAGATTGGCCAGTCGATGGGAACACGTGCCGATCTCCTGCCGCTGCCGTTCGTAAAAGAGCTCGGCACGCTCGTCGATCAGGTACCGCCATTTCCGAATGATGTCGCTTTCGCGATAATTGAACGCGAACTCGGCCGAAAGATCAACGAAGTTTACGCCGAATTTGAACTCGAACCCCTCGCGGCTGCTTCACTCGGACAGGTGTATCGAGCTCGCCTGCACACTGGCCAGGAAGTCGCCGTTAAAGTACAGCGGCCCAATCTCGACGCAACTATCAAGGGTGATATCGTGATCCTCGAGAAGGTCGCCAAATTTGCCGAACGATTCCCGCAGCTAAATGAAAATGCCGACTGGGCAGGAATGCTTCGCGAATTTAACACGACGGTTCACGAGGAAATGGACTATCGTGCGGAAGGCCGCAACGCTGAGCGTTTTCGCGAGAGCTTCAGGACATGGACCAATGTCCATGTACCGACCATTTACTGGAATGCTTCAACCTCGAAGGTCCTGACGATGGAATTCATTCACGGCACCAAGGTTACCGATCTCGAGGAATTGGTTCGCCGCGACGTTGATCCGGCAATTATAAACCGTTTGCTCATAAAGACTTACCTTAAACAGCTTCTCGAAGATGGCTTTTTCCACGCCGATCCGCATCCGGGCAATTTGCTGGTAATGCCGGACGGACGCCTCGCGTTCTTCGATTTTGGCATGGTCGGCCGTATCACGCCTGAACTGCAGGCAAAGATGATCGATGCGTTCTTTCATGTCGTCAGCAAAGACCCGGCGGGCATTGCTCAGGATCTGATCGATCTCGATTTCCTCAAACCCGGTACGCCGCATTCGACGGTAAAACCCGTCGTTGAAAAGATGTTCGAGTTTCACTTCAACCTGAAGCTCAAGGACGTTAATTTCAAAGAGCTGACCTACGATCTGGCCGACGTGATGTACGATTATCCGTTCCGTCTACCGTCGAATTTTACGTACATCATGCGTGCGCTGATGACGCTCGAGGGTATCGGGATCATCACCGATCCGGAATTCAATTTCTTCGAAACGGCAAAACCGTACGCCAAGGAATTCATGCTCAGGCGCGAGAGCAAAGATTTCCGCAAATTCTTTGTCGACAAACTGATGGGCCGCGACGAAGGCGGCAAGATCGATTGGGATCGTACGTGGAAACTCGCGAAGATGGCATTTCGAACAGTTTTGAATAACTAG
- a CDS encoding carbohydrate-binding family 9-like protein produces MAKQKAFGAKSTISSQHLALIAALFLFWINISAQRSMPKIKIPFLNSDLAVSSLKDEAWDHAALVSVENYWSGKKAPAGRQFKARLLWSKDALYVRFDGHQAEPLVVSETPELGSKTIGLWNRDVCEIFIVPDKADRSRYFEFEVAPTGEWVDLGIQWSANKRKTDLEYSSGMESAVSIEPEKIVMAIKIPWKAFGKTPKSGDVWLGNLFRCIGKDPNRGYLAWQPTKTAKPNFHVPSKFGEFEFVK; encoded by the coding sequence ATGGCTAAACAGAAGGCCTTCGGGGCAAAAAGCACGATAAGCTCTCAACACCTAGCGCTTATAGCGGCTCTTTTCTTGTTCTGGATAAACATTTCAGCACAGCGATCTATGCCGAAGATAAAGATCCCTTTCTTGAACAGTGATCTTGCCGTCAGTTCGTTAAAGGACGAGGCATGGGACCACGCGGCTTTAGTGTCAGTTGAGAATTACTGGTCCGGCAAAAAAGCTCCGGCTGGACGACAGTTCAAGGCTCGACTTTTGTGGTCGAAGGATGCTCTGTACGTCCGTTTTGATGGCCACCAGGCCGAACCGCTGGTCGTATCAGAAACTCCCGAACTCGGCAGCAAAACGATCGGCCTGTGGAACCGCGACGTCTGCGAGATCTTTATCGTGCCGGACAAGGCGGACAGAAGCAGGTATTTCGAATTCGAAGTAGCCCCGACCGGAGAATGGGTCGACCTCGGAATTCAGTGGTCGGCGAATAAACGCAAAACCGATCTGGAATATTCATCAGGAATGGAATCGGCGGTGTCGATCGAACCTGAAAAGATCGTGATGGCGATCAAGATACCGTGGAAAGCATTCGGCAAAACTCCAAAGAGCGGCGACGTCTGGCTCGGCAATCTCTTTCGCTGCATCGGCAAAGATCCCAACCGCGGCTATCTCGCGTGGCAGCCCACAAAAACCGCGAAACCGAATTTTCATGTGCCTTCAAAATTCGGCGAGTTTGAGTTCGTGAAATAA
- a CDS encoding glucose 1-dehydrogenase, producing the protein MTKNVKELFDLTGKTAIVTGGSRGIGKEMAEALAEAGANLMLCARRAEWLEDTVNEFAARGFNVAGKVCDVSKPEEVQAVVDSTIKRFSSVDILINNAGISWGAMPEEMPLEQWQKVLNVNLTGCFVFAQAVGREMLKQNSGSIINIASIAGLTSSANGPFYAGYVASKAGLIGLTRELAASWGRKGIRVNAIAPGFFHSRLADAVIDIYERSIQENNVIPRVGSEGELKGVTVFLASDASSYITGQTIAVDGGMTV; encoded by the coding sequence ATGACAAAGAACGTAAAAGAACTTTTCGACCTGACCGGCAAAACCGCTATCGTCACCGGCGGGTCGCGGGGAATCGGCAAAGAAATGGCAGAGGCGTTGGCTGAAGCCGGTGCGAATCTGATGCTCTGCGCCCGGCGTGCGGAGTGGCTCGAAGATACGGTGAATGAATTTGCGGCCCGTGGATTTAACGTCGCCGGCAAAGTATGCGACGTTTCAAAGCCTGAAGAGGTTCAGGCGGTTGTTGATTCGACCATCAAGAGATTCAGTTCCGTCGATATTCTCATCAACAACGCCGGAATCTCGTGGGGAGCGATGCCCGAGGAAATGCCGCTCGAGCAGTGGCAGAAGGTGCTGAATGTTAATCTCACTGGCTGTTTCGTTTTCGCCCAGGCAGTAGGCCGCGAAATGCTGAAGCAGAACAGCGGTTCGATCATCAATATCGCTTCTATCGCCGGCCTGACCTCGTCCGCGAACGGCCCATTCTATGCGGGTTACGTCGCCAGTAAAGCCGGTTTGATCGGCCTCACACGCGAACTCGCGGCAAGCTGGGGCAGAAAGGGAATACGCGTCAACGCGATCGCGCCGGGATTCTTTCATTCGCGATTGGCGGATGCGGTTATAGATATCTATGAACGGTCAATTCAGGAAAACAACGTGATCCCGCGCGTAGGCAGCGAAGGCGAATTAAAAGGCGTGACCGTTTTCCTCGCGTCCGACGCTTCAAGCTACATCACGGGGCAAACCATTGCCGTCGACGGCGGAATGACGGTCTGA
- a CDS encoding class I SAM-dependent methyltransferase, translated as MEKTQKELAFLRDLYIQDDWTKRFTDLVDKHMDLRDSENMLYINAGIGGHALAIHERFGEKTDVFATSENEDLLTIASDKAAAIQAPVDFSMIRFEDDSFDAVLADASFVKPADIESFIENTIRVARTGGDIAIFLPTAGSFGEVFSLLWEAFFNEDLTEYGPAVETLIAELPTVSRIEELAARYDLVNINTQMATELFEYDNGAEFIESPLVADFLMPVWLETLDENEKERVVKQLAQLIDAEDGKITFRFTVKATLLTGEKG; from the coding sequence ATGGAAAAAACACAAAAGGAACTCGCGTTTCTGCGTGACTTATACATTCAAGACGACTGGACGAAGCGGTTCACCGACCTCGTGGACAAGCATATGGATCTGAGGGATTCGGAAAATATGCTCTACATCAACGCCGGAATCGGCGGCCATGCCCTCGCCATTCACGAACGTTTTGGCGAAAAGACCGACGTTTTTGCGACCAGCGAGAACGAAGACCTGCTCACTATCGCCAGTGACAAAGCGGCAGCCATACAGGCTCCGGTCGACTTTTCGATGATCCGGTTCGAAGATGATTCGTTCGACGCCGTTCTGGCGGATGCGAGTTTTGTTAAGCCGGCTGATATCGAATCATTCATCGAGAACACGATCCGAGTTGCAAGAACTGGTGGGGACATTGCTATATTTCTGCCGACGGCAGGCAGTTTCGGCGAGGTTTTCTCCCTTCTCTGGGAAGCTTTTTTCAACGAAGACCTGACCGAATACGGCCCCGCAGTCGAGACGCTTATCGCAGAACTCCCGACCGTTTCCCGTATCGAGGAACTCGCCGCACGATACGATCTCGTTAATATCAACACGCAAATGGCGACCGAGCTCTTCGAATACGATAACGGAGCCGAATTTATCGAATCGCCTCTCGTTGCAGATTTTCTGATGCCCGTCTGGCTCGAAACGCTCGACGAAAACGAAAAAGAGCGAGTCGTAAAACAACTCGCCCAACTGATCGATGCCGAAGACGGCAAAATAACTTTTAGGTTTACGGTGAAAGCGACTTTACTTACGGGGGAGAAAGGTTAG
- a CDS encoding type II toxin-antitoxin system HicA family toxin → MKPISGKEFANLVERFGWTLLRVNGSHHICGKPGSIVRLSIPVHKNQMLKAGLQQHLMKAANIKEEDLI, encoded by the coding sequence ATGAAACCGATCTCAGGCAAGGAGTTTGCAAACCTTGTCGAACGATTCGGGTGGACTTTGTTGCGTGTCAATGGAAGCCATCATATATGCGGAAAGCCCGGAAGCATCGTTAGGTTATCAATCCCAGTTCACAAGAATCAGATGTTGAAGGCCGGCCTCCAACAACACCTGATGAAGGCGGCAAATATAAAAGAGGAAGACCTGATCTAA
- a CDS encoding type II toxin-antitoxin system HicB family antitoxin yields the protein MKVKVVVHEAEEGGFWAEVPSIPGCATQGDSFEELLENLYEAVEGCLAVDLSSIKMGKTDRLLEIAI from the coding sequence ATGAAAGTTAAAGTAGTTGTTCACGAAGCTGAAGAGGGAGGATTTTGGGCTGAAGTTCCTTCGATACCAGGGTGCGCGACTCAAGGCGATTCATTTGAAGAACTTCTTGAAAATCTTTACGAGGCAGTCGAGGGATGTCTCGCCGTTGATTTGTCTAGTATAAAGATGGGAAAGACGGACCGCCTACTTGAAATTGCTATATGA
- a CDS encoding twin-arginine translocase TatA/TatE family subunit, whose product MNFGTTEILLIVAVLFLLFGATRLPQLAKSLGQSRKAFKDGMREAEEEERAEAQKLSANTAAPQINQMSDEALMEEMRKRAEMKQA is encoded by the coding sequence ATGAATTTTGGAACTACAGAAATTCTCCTGATCGTCGCTGTTCTCTTCTTGCTCTTCGGAGCGACCCGTTTGCCGCAGCTTGCCAAATCGCTCGGTCAATCGCGCAAAGCCTTCAAAGACGGAATGCGCGAGGCAGAAGAGGAAGAAAGAGCCGAAGCTCAGAAGCTTTCCGCAAACACCGCCGCTCCGCAGATCAACCAGATGAGCGATGAAGCCCTGATGGAAGAAATGCGTAAACGGGCGGAGATGAAGCAGGCGTAA
- the pip gene encoding prolyl aminopeptidase: MANLYPEIEPFDSGMYIVSDIHTIYYERVGNPNGIPVVFLHGGPGGGLIPLYRQFFDPKVYQVILFDQRGSGRSTPHAELRENTTWDLIKDIEALRNKFGIDQWYVFGGSWGSTLSLAYAISHPNRCLGLILRGIFLTRKKELDWFYQYGASEIFPDFWERYRDEIPVEERGDFISAYHKRLTSDDEQTRLSAARAWSVWEGSTSKLYPDKNLMDHWEGEHEALSLARIECHYFMNGSFFPTDNYLLENVDKIRHIPTVIVQGRYDVVCPITSAWDLHRAFPEAEFIVIPDSGHSVSEKGISSALIDAMDRFKAKH, translated from the coding sequence ATGGCAAATCTTTACCCTGAGATCGAACCTTTTGACAGCGGAATGTACATCGTGTCGGATATTCACACGATCTACTACGAACGCGTCGGTAATCCGAACGGCATTCCGGTCGTTTTTCTGCACGGCGGGCCCGGCGGTGGGTTGATTCCGCTTTACCGGCAGTTCTTTGATCCAAAAGTTTATCAGGTGATCCTGTTCGATCAGCGCGGCTCGGGCAGATCGACGCCGCACGCGGAGCTTCGTGAGAACACTACGTGGGACCTGATCAAGGATATCGAAGCGCTCAGAAATAAATTCGGCATCGATCAGTGGTACGTCTTTGGCGGTTCGTGGGGAAGCACGCTGAGCCTTGCTTATGCGATCTCGCATCCGAACAGGTGCCTTGGCCTCATTCTTCGCGGGATATTTCTTACGCGTAAGAAAGAACTGGATTGGTTTTATCAATACGGAGCGTCGGAGATCTTTCCCGATTTCTGGGAACGCTATCGCGATGAGATCCCGGTCGAGGAACGCGGAGATTTCATTTCGGCGTATCACAAACGCCTTACCAGCGATGATGAGCAAACCCGGCTCTCAGCCGCACGTGCCTGGAGCGTTTGGGAAGGCTCGACATCCAAGCTATACCCCGACAAAAACCTTATGGATCATTGGGAAGGCGAACACGAAGCTCTCAGTCTTGCGCGTATCGAGTGCCATTACTTTATGAACGGCTCGTTCTTCCCGACAGATAACTATTTGCTCGAGAATGTCGATAAGATCCGCCATATTCCGACGGTGATCGTGCAAGGCAGATACGACGTTGTTTGCCCGATCACATCAGCATGGGATCTGCATCGGGCGTTTCCTGAGGCCGAATTTATCGTGATCCCCGACTCCGGGCATTCCGTCTCGGAAAAGGGCATTTCGTCGGCTTTGATCGATGCAATGGACCGATTTAAGGCGAAGCATTAA
- the asnB gene encoding asparagine synthase (glutamine-hydrolyzing), which produces MCGIAGWINLKQSDVTHHTEAVLHSMCERIVHRGPNSEGIWMDDTIALGMRRLSIIDLHTGDQPVFSEDKSVIVMMNGELYNYREVRDELEKKGHKFVTKSDTEILPHLYEEYGEDLVDHLNGMYAFSLWDTRKKKLIIARDRFGEKPLYYGIFDGKVLYASEPKAILAHPSVKPELNLDAMRHYLSYDYVPAPHSIYKGISKLPAAHVLTVENGEIKTRRYWNLTFAKSGNTSIEKSAAELKDLLSDAVRMRLVADVPLGVLLSGGVDSSAVAAFATQHATETVKTFSIGFTEDSFDETKYARQVAAHLGTDHHEEILSVAKAAELISDIGSWLDEPMSDGSLIPTYLLARFVRKHVTVALGGDGGDELFAGYPMYYAHKVAKLYSTVPGFVRSGLIEPIVRSLPVSTKNLSFEYKAKRFVRASKYDTVTRHHSWFGSFTPDEQKLLLTEHALKNSSGDIYAGARDLLKLCDATSEIEQMQYLDMNFYMAEDILTKVDRASMAVSLETRAPFLDPRVGQFAASLPLDYKLRGSKGKHILKRSLEGLLPSNILHRSKKGFGIPIAEWLKTLLNPLMHDMLAPERLNAQGIFESDYVQKLIAEHEKGVASHHKQLWTMLVFQLWQENFLNPGMPA; this is translated from the coding sequence ATGTGCGGAATCGCAGGCTGGATAAACCTGAAACAATCTGACGTAACCCACCACACCGAGGCAGTTCTCCATTCGATGTGTGAGCGGATCGTGCATCGTGGGCCTAATTCTGAGGGGATCTGGATGGACGACACGATAGCGCTTGGGATGCGGCGGTTGTCGATCATTGACCTGCATACGGGCGATCAGCCGGTTTTTAGTGAGGACAAATCCGTCATCGTGATGATGAACGGCGAACTTTACAACTATCGCGAGGTTCGTGACGAACTCGAAAAGAAAGGCCACAAGTTCGTCACAAAGTCCGACACCGAGATACTGCCGCATCTTTACGAAGAATATGGCGAAGACCTTGTCGATCATCTGAACGGCATGTACGCGTTCTCGCTCTGGGACACGCGTAAGAAAAAACTCATCATCGCCCGCGACCGCTTTGGCGAAAAGCCTCTATATTACGGCATTTTTGACGGCAAAGTGCTTTACGCGTCCGAGCCGAAAGCCATCCTCGCTCATCCGTCAGTCAAGCCAGAGCTGAATCTCGATGCGATGCGGCATTATCTGAGCTACGACTACGTTCCGGCTCCGCATTCGATCTACAAAGGCATCTCAAAACTTCCGGCCGCCCACGTACTTACAGTCGAGAACGGAGAGATAAAAACGCGGCGTTATTGGAATTTGACGTTTGCTAAGAGCGGTAACACGTCGATAGAAAAATCAGCGGCAGAGCTAAAAGATCTGCTTTCAGATGCCGTCAGAATGCGGCTCGTAGCGGATGTACCACTCGGTGTTTTGCTTTCCGGCGGCGTTGATTCGTCGGCAGTTGCAGCGTTTGCCACGCAGCATGCAACCGAGACGGTGAAGACATTTTCGATCGGCTTTACCGAAGATTCCTTCGACGAGACCAAATACGCCCGCCAGGTCGCCGCCCATCTCGGCACCGATCATCACGAAGAGATCCTGAGCGTCGCAAAGGCCGCTGAACTGATCAGCGATATCGGTTCTTGGCTGGATGAGCCGATGTCCGACGGCTCACTCATCCCTACGTATCTGCTCGCACGGTTTGTCCGCAAACATGTAACCGTCGCTCTCGGCGGCGATGGCGGCGATGAGCTGTTTGCCGGATACCCGATGTATTACGCACATAAGGTGGCAAAGCTCTATTCAACGGTCCCGGGTTTTGTCCGTTCGGGATTGATCGAGCCGATCGTGCGCAGTTTGCCAGTGTCGACCAAGAACCTTTCCTTCGAATATAAGGCCAAACGGTTCGTCCGAGCGTCAAAATACGACACGGTCACGCGGCATCATTCGTGGTTCGGTTCGTTCACTCCTGACGAACAGAAACTTCTTCTGACCGAGCACGCCCTAAAAAATTCGAGCGGCGATATTTATGCGGGGGCGAGAGATCTGCTCAAGCTATGCGACGCGACCAGCGAGATCGAGCAGATGCAGTACCTTGACATGAATTTCTACATGGCCGAGGATATTCTCACCAAGGTCGATCGTGCGTCGATGGCGGTCAGCCTTGAGACACGAGCTCCGTTTCTCGATCCGCGAGTCGGGCAATTTGCTGCTTCACTGCCGCTGGATTACAAGCTGCGCGGCAGCAAAGGCAAGCACATTCTAAAAAGATCGCTCGAAGGATTGCTCCCGTCTAATATCCTTCACCGCTCAAAAAAAGGCTTTGGAATTCCGATCGCCGAATGGCTGAAAACACTACTCAATCCGCTGATGCACGACATGCTGGCACCTGAGCGGTTAAATGCTCAAGGCATATTTGAAAGCGATTATGTTCAAAAACTGATCGCCGAGCACGAAAAAGGCGTCGCTAGCCATCACAAGCAGCTTTGGACGATGCTGGTCTTTCAGCTTTGGCAAGAGAATTTCTTAAACCCGGGAATGCCGGCCTGA
- a CDS encoding glycosyltransferase family 2 protein, whose amino-acid sequence MDSTENVKTVEAPELSLFLPVLDEEENLRPMHAKIQAALDALGKTAEVIYVDDGSTDKSLEILKELAASDDRVRVISLRRNYGQTAAMSAGIDAAKGEILIPMDADLQNDPADIRRLLDKLNEGYDVVSGWRKNRQDKLISRKIPSQIANRIISWIGGVPLHDYGCSLKAYRRDVIQDVRLYGEMHRFIPIYASWAGARVAEIPVDHHARTMGKSKYGISRTIKVVFDLITIKFMAEYHTKPLYVFGAFGMLAFFISMIAGVWALFLKIFYATSFILTPLPIITVVMLAISVQFFLMGLLAELLVRTYHESQNKAIYAVREKIGF is encoded by the coding sequence ATGGATTCTACTGAAAATGTAAAAACCGTTGAAGCGCCGGAATTGTCGCTTTTCTTACCGGTTCTCGACGAAGAAGAAAACCTGCGCCCGATGCACGCCAAGATACAGGCGGCTTTGGACGCGCTTGGCAAGACGGCTGAGGTTATCTATGTCGATGATGGGTCGACGGATAAGAGTCTCGAGATCTTGAAGGAACTCGCGGCGTCGGACGATCGCGTTCGGGTGATCTCGCTGCGTAGAAATTACGGCCAAACGGCGGCAATGTCGGCTGGGATAGACGCTGCGAAGGGCGAAATTTTGATCCCGATGGACGCTGATCTGCAGAATGATCCGGCTGACATCAGACGATTGCTCGATAAGCTCAACGAGGGCTACGATGTCGTATCGGGCTGGCGAAAGAACCGTCAGGACAAGCTCATTTCCCGTAAGATCCCGTCGCAGATCGCGAACCGCATCATTTCGTGGATCGGCGGTGTTCCGCTGCACGATTACGGCTGTTCGCTCAAGGCTTATCGTCGTGACGTTATCCAGGACGTTCGGCTCTACGGCGAAATGCACCGTTTTATCCCGATCTACGCATCATGGGCCGGAGCCCGCGTTGCCGAGATCCCGGTCGATCACCACGCCCGGACAATGGGCAAGTCAAAATACGGCATCTCGCGCACGATAAAGGTCGTTTTTGATCTCATTACGATCAAGTTCATGGCGGAGTATCACACGAAGCCGCTATATGTATTCGGTGCTTTTGGGATGCTGGCGTTTTTTATCTCGATGATCGCCGGCGTGTGGGCATTGTTCCTGAAGATCTTTTACGCCACATCATTCATCCTCACGCCGCTGCCTATCATCACGGTCGTTATGCTTGCGATATCGGTGCAGTTCTTTTTGATGGGCCTGCTCGCGGAACTGCTCGTCCGTACTTATCACGAATCCCAGAACAAGGCGATCTATGCGGTGCGGGAAAAGATAGGATTTTAA
- a CDS encoding copper homeostasis protein CutC, whose translation MRVAVEICVDSVQSAVAAQAGGAQRVELCDNLMEGGTTPSFGSIEVARKLLDIKLHIIIRPRGGDFLYSDTEFKIMKRDIEAAKGLGVDGVVIGLLDREGNIDVTRTAELVERSRPMTVTFHRAFDVCVDPFKAIDQLAEIGVDRILTSGQEVTAVEGLDMLAECVKYAAGRISIMACGNLNERNIAKVIGTTGVSEVHFTAFGEVASEMRYRNERVFMGGTLRPPEYARAVTDAEVVRKTIAAS comes from the coding sequence ATGAGAGTTGCTGTAGAGATATGTGTAGATTCCGTACAATCTGCTGTCGCCGCTCAAGCGGGCGGAGCTCAGCGGGTTGAGCTTTGTGACAATTTGATGGAGGGCGGGACGACGCCGAGTTTTGGCTCGATCGAGGTCGCGAGAAAGCTGTTAGATATTAAGCTTCATATTATCATCCGCCCGCGTGGCGGCGATTTTCTTTATTCGGATACTGAATTTAAGATCATGAAACGCGATATCGAGGCGGCGAAAGGCCTCGGCGTTGATGGAGTCGTGATCGGGCTGCTTGATCGAGAAGGGAATATCGATGTGACGCGAACCGCCGAACTCGTCGAGCGATCGCGGCCGATGACAGTAACTTTTCATCGTGCTTTCGATGTCTGTGTCGATCCATTCAAGGCTATCGATCAACTTGCCGAGATCGGCGTCGACCGCATTCTCACATCCGGCCAGGAGGTGACTGCGGTCGAAGGCCTCGACATGCTCGCCGAATGCGTCAAATACGCCGCGGGCCGGATCTCGATCATGGCGTGCGGCAATCTGAACGAACGAAATATCGCCAAAGTGATCGGGACGACAGGCGTTTCAGAAGTCCACTTCACCGCCTTCGGCGAGGTCGCGAGCGAAATGCGTTACCGCAACGAGCGCGTCTTCATGGGCGGAACCTTGCGGCCGCCGGAATATGCTCGAGCGGTAACCGATGCCGAGGTTGTTCGAAAGACGATCGCCGCCTCATGA
- a CDS encoding class I SAM-dependent methyltransferase, giving the protein MSTSLPQEMQQHTYAIMDEVEGSHWWFVGRRAILETFLKQIIQNPKSKIQNPKILDVGCGTGANIEMLTQFGDAEGVDVSDDALEFCRLKGLKVQKGLAETLPYADETFDLTTALDVIEHLDDDVAGLKEMFRVTKSGGYSLFFVPAFMWLWGVQDDISHHRIRYTRKQITERIEKAGYEVERATYANITFFPPIFAGRTLMKLTGIKPESENNITISGLNGILGKVFSSESLWLKNFNFPFGVSIVVVARKPE; this is encoded by the coding sequence ATGAGCACATCCTTACCACAAGAAATGCAGCAGCACACCTACGCCATCATGGACGAGGTCGAAGGCTCGCATTGGTGGTTTGTCGGGCGGCGAGCGATCCTCGAAACGTTTCTTAAACAGATAATCCAAAATCCAAAATCCAAAATCCAAAATCCAAAGATTTTGGATGTCGGCTGCGGAACCGGTGCGAATATCGAGATGCTAACGCAGTTCGGTGATGCTGAGGGCGTGGACGTATCGGATGATGCGTTGGAGTTTTGTCGGCTTAAAGGTTTAAAGGTTCAGAAAGGCCTCGCCGAGACGCTGCCGTACGCAGACGAGACTTTCGATCTAACGACCGCTCTCGATGTGATCGAGCACCTTGATGACGATGTTGCCGGGTTAAAAGAAATGTTCCGCGTTACAAAAAGCGGCGGCTACTCGCTCTTTTTTGTGCCAGCATTTATGTGGCTCTGGGGCGTGCAGGACGATATCTCGCATCATCGCATCCGTTATACCCGCAAACAGATAACCGAACGTATAGAAAAAGCGGGCTATGAAGTCGAACGAGCGACCTACGCAAACATCACATTCTTTCCGCCCATCTTCGCGGGCCGCACGCTGATGAAACTCACCGGCATCAAACCCGAATCCGAAAACAACATCACCATCTCAGGCCTCAACGGCATTCTCGGGAAGGTCTTTTCGTCGGAGAGTTTGTGGCTCAAGAATTTCAATTTTCCGTTTGGCGTGTCGATCGTCGTGGTCGCGAGGAAGCCGGAATGA